In a genomic window of Melitaea cinxia chromosome 25, ilMelCinx1.1, whole genome shotgun sequence:
- the LOC123666062 gene encoding uncharacterized protein LOC123666062: MEEKTKKRSRKTKLVPREYLDSDDENIAKMQNEIEETIAQMNPLSILRKLEPKQSQKDMEFSVKVEVEEVDQNVAEELKDTEDLQDSDLNIKIHSVKSLCEPTQDAPDVSDDVYDAFIIDEDEIREDIESLSQETTSLADKTIEIYIKNMFGKRQLYIVQSSLDQHLQKKLRGWRTWYKSNRQIRDAPLMYICYVCIKGWWNFSEFREHLKHCRRWKCLHFETTNYQAILQATRGRKVTTFTSENSQNLPIFYSNCWKCNKDRLIHLKSQYVCGGCKTEFHTCTALSFHEGECEMYREKILLDNGMNRENNSATSYCCPICSYKDWDTDRLIIHVKNVHKVRSDLPIEWTIRVLTKVCRFFQVIVPKRLLERSQSISSKSTQPPTIFDDSRDLDRINDHHAQFDKYSPDLRDTQNQPDLETPHVPETRSIIDAEFGVEITIINKSVVQELSDAIVAEIKAKEISKGRSQMAIKPEMNIKFPVNKTYVNKKLSKADNLVDKTEVEEGYIEVKKEIESDIVKVKEELMDTDELDVNIEVKNEVDVEVKSEIVDEVPVIESCEVEINQESEEFRDDEPDIISWGDMNSGDGTEDAEADKYFEFLSKELKRRRKANVSISADKYECTKCNKAWPTLNKYLLHFSVHNYKPRTCPQCMKYSHGSMNKHVSAHVKRLFVMTHSIEQCKVRAQRHYRCKKCKEALCVKDFFRHWESHLDISDNTVFEPPCPVDMTMKPHLNQMIELLQGNDYSESWKLRYCQTCDKRIERQNDCKRHYIEHLLADAYQEKHKYGVLMCQICGAGFQRREVFKQKCLKTKVSNLSVMLSMYKRPCLLFRKEFQVSGCYSYVRTHYRVCMLNTFKHYYFFCVNSSYKRHMRDHASLPVYICEICDKTFSDSSNFCKHKKVHNLAVLICDICKKKFNNKMTLIKHIEMHQLIEPINCKTCKKVFYTPSSYNKHLKGNRSRFKCIICNTVYYSLKDKWDHMWQVHKERKYEADCPLCDKSFRKFQEVKQHLRRDHNKDKFYVKGAN; the protein is encoded by the exons atggAGGAGAAAACCAAAAAACGGTCTAGAAAGACCAAATTAGTACCGCGGGAATATTTAGATTCTGACGATGAAAACATAGCTAAAATGCAG aaTGAGATCGAAGAAACGATAGCTCAAATGAATCCACTATCGATTTTGAGGAAATTAGAACCGAAACAATCTCAAAAAGACATGGAATTTTCCGTTAAAGTCGAAGTCGAAGAGGTTGATCAGAATGTGGCAGAAGAATTAAAAGACACAGAAGACTTACAAGATTCagatttgaatataaaaatacattcagTGAAAAGTTTGTGCGAACCGACACAGGACGCTCCAGATGTGTCAGATGACGTTTATGATGCTTTCATTATTGATGAGGACGAAATACGAGAAGATATTGAGAGTCTCAGCCAGGAAACGACTAGCTTAGCTGACAAAAcaatagaaatttatataaagaacaTGTTCGGGAAGAGACAGTTATATATAGTTCAAAGTAGTTTAGATCAGCACttgcaaaaaaaattgagaGGATGGCGTACTTGGTATAAAAGCAATCGTCAAATTAGAGACGCGCCGCTAATGTACATATGCTACGTGTGCATTAAGGGATGGTGGAACTTCTCTGAATTCCGCGAACACTTGAAACATTGTCGCAGATGGAAATGTCTCCATTTTGAGACGACAAACTATCAGGCAATCTTACAGGCGACCAGAGGGAGAAAGGTAACTACCTTTACATCTGAAAACAGTCAAAATCTACCGATATTCTATTCGAACTGTTGGAAATGTAACAAGGACCGATTGATTCACCTGAAATCACAGTACGTCTGTGGCGGTTGCAAAACAGAATTCCATACGTGCACAGCCCTAAGTTTCCACGAAGGCGAATGCGAGATGTACAGGGAAAAAATATTGCTTGATAATGGTATGAACCGTGAAAATAATTCAGCGACAAGTTACTGTTGTCCAATTTGTTCTTATAAAGATTGGGACACGGACCGTTTAATAATTCACGTAAAGAACGTACACAAAGTTAGATCGGACCTGCCCATTGAGTGGACGATAAGAGTAT TAACAAAAGTGTGTCGTTTTTTCCAGGTTATCGTACCGAAGAGATTGCTCGAAAGGTCGCAATCAATTAGTAGCAAATCAACTCAGCCACCGACTATCTTTGATGACAGTCGTGATTTAGACCGAATAAATGATCATCACGCTCAATTTGATAAATACTCTCCAGACCTGAGAG ATACACAAAACCAGCCAGACCTTGAAACACCACATGTTCCAGAGACTAGAAGCATAATTGATGCAGAATTCGGGGTTGAAATAACGATAATCAACAAAAGCGTTGTACAGGAACTGTCCGATGCTATAGTAGCCGAGATTAAAGCTAAGGAAATAAGTAAAGGACGATCCCAAATGGCTATCAAACCCGAAATGAATATTAAGTTCCCAGTGAACAAAACCTATGTTAACAAAAAGCTAAGTAAGGCAGATAACTTAGTAGATAAAACCGAGGTCGAAGAAGGTTATATTGAAGTTAAGAAGGAAATCGAAAGTGATATTGTCAAGGTCAAAGAAGAATTAATGGATACAGACGAATTAGATGTTAATATTGAAGTTAAGAATGAAGTAGACGTAGAAGTTAAAAGTGAGATCGTTGATGAAGTTCCGGTTATTGAAAGTTGCGAAGTTGAAATCAATCAAGAATCGGAAGAGTTTAGAGATGATGAACCCGATATTATTAGTTGGGGTGATATGAACAGTGGCGATGGGACGGAAGACGCTGAGGCAGATAAATA TTTCGAATTCCTATCCAAAGAACTAAAGAGAAGAAGAAAAGCCAATGTGAGCATCTCCGCGGATAAATACGAATGCACGAAGTGCAACAAAGCCTGGCCGACCTTGAACAAGTATCTGTTGCACTTTAGCGTACACAACTATAAACCGAGAACTTGCCCGCAATGTATGAAATACAGCCACGGCTCTATGAATAAGCACGTGTCCGCTcatgtgaagcgtttatttgtaATGACACACTCCATCGAGCAATGTAAGGTCAGGGCTCAAAGGCACTACCGTTGCAAGAAGTGTAAGGAGGCCCTCTGCGTCAAGGATTTCTTCAGACACTGGGAAAGTCATTTGGATATCAGTGATAATACCGTTTTTGAGCCGCCGTGTCCTGTTGATATGACAATGAAGCCTCATCTGAACCAAATGATAG AACTGCTCCAAGGCAACGACTACAGCGAATCTTGGAAGCTCCGGTACTGTCAGACCTGCGACAAAAGGATTGAAAGACAAAACGACTGTAAGAGACACTACATCGAACACCTCCTGGCCGATGCATACCAGGAGAAGCATAAATATGGCGTCCTGATGTGTCAGATATGCGGGGCTGGGTTCCAGAGGAGAGA AGTTTTTAAGCAGAAATGCTTAAAAACTAAAGTCTCAAACTTATCTGTAATGCTTTCAATGTATAAAAGACCCTGTCTCCTATTCCGGAAAGAATTTCAAGTTAGTGGTTGCTACTCGTATGTCA GAACACActaccgtgtgtgtatgttgaatacatttaaacattattattttttttgtgtaaattccAGCTATAAGAGACACATGCGTGATCACGCGTCACTCCCCGTGTACATTTGCGAGATATGCGACAAAACGTTCAGTGATTCGAGTAACTTCTGCAAGCACAAGAAGGTGCACAACCTGGCCGTGTTGATTtgtgatatttgtaaaaagaaGTTCAATAATAAGATGACCCTCATTAAGCATATCGAG ATGCATCAACTAATAGAGCCTATTAATTGCAAGACGTGCAAGAAAGTTTTCTACACGCCGTCGAGCTACAACAAGCACTTGAAGGGTAACCGATCCCGCTTTAAGTGTATTATATGCAATACAGTTTATTACTCGCTCAAGGACAAGTGGGATCACATGTGGCAG gtacATAAAGAGAGGAAGTACGAGGCTGACTGTCCACTGTGCGACAAGTCCTTCAGGAAGTTCCAGGAGGTCAAACAACATTTGAGACGTGATCacaataaagataaattttacGTTAAAGGAGCAAACTGA
- the LOC123665976 gene encoding 28S ribosomal protein S35, mitochondrial, whose amino-acid sequence MSLFIRKYKPGVVYNTHILWRLNSTTAETQKQGDEDEEFRVLDILQKKGRIQRKVARRADVQPDRSEKMPTDQNWGNVWPGPRSFHPSSVPLPIRQGYVPKGQAPPGKKANAELMKIPNFLHLTPPVIKTQCEAIKQFCTEWPKLLNSEEAIEKHYPVEVITSDYCHASPTIRNPLARIVTMRVKLSDLKLDSRAKDKFLRLVGDKYDEKTDLVTFTADRCPVRKQNLDYVNYLLTACYHESWTVEDWEKEKTLEDMEYYDFDAHPSKKNLVNWFFKSNNKENNLSDDEIRNFDTSSIPNGLEYKNAVLELFNEGESAKTLKNYDVAVRKLLGLPEKKVVD is encoded by the exons atgagttTATTTATAAGGAAATATAAACCAGGCGTAGTTTATAACACCCATATATTATGGCGCTTGAATTCAACTACAGCAGAAACTCAGAAACAGGGGGATGAAGATGAGGAATTTCGTGTACTGGATATATTACAGAAAAAGGGAAGGATACAGAGAAAAGTAGCTCGCAGAGCGGATGTACAACCAGATAGGTCGGAGAAAATGCCGACAGATCAG AATTGGGGCAACGTCTGGCCTGGCCCAAGATCTTTCCACCCGTCCTCTGTACCGCTACCAATCAGACAGGGCTACGTACCGAAAGGTCAAGCCCCACCAGGCAAAAAGGCAAACGCTGAACTTATGAAAATACCAAACTTCCTCCACCTCACACCACCAGTAATCAAAACTCAATGTGAAGCTATAAAACAGTTCTGCACGGAATGGCCAAAATTGCTAAATTCTGAAGAAGCTATTGAGAAACACTATCCAGTAGAAGTGATAACGTCAGATTACTGTCACGCTAGTCCAACTATCAGGAATCCGTTAGCTAGAATAGTGACTATGCGAGTCAAACTGTCAGATTTGAAGCTTGACTCGCGTGCAAAGGATAAGTTTTTAAGATTGGTCGGGGATAAGTATGACGAGAAAACTGACTTGGTAACTTTTACGGCAGATAGATGTCCGGTTAGAAAACAGAATTTGGACTATGTGAATTATTTATTGACGGCTTGCTATCACGAGTCATGGACGGTAGAAGATTGGGAAAAGGAAAAAACTTTAGAAGATATGGAGTATTATGATTTTGATGCCCATCCCTCGAAGAAGAATCTTGTCAATTGGTTCTTTAAGTCAAATAATAAGGAAAATAATTTGAGTGATGATGAGATTAGAAATTTTGATACATCGTCTATACCAAATGGTTTGGAGTATAAGAATGCGGTTTTGGAATTATTTAATGAGGGTGAAAGTGCTAAAACGTTGAAAAATTACGATGTCGCAGTTAGGAAATTGCTTGGGTTGCCAGAGAAGAAGGTAGTtgattaa